Genomic window (Candidatus Aminicenantes bacterium):
CCCAGGCGTGGAAGCGCAAGTCGCTGATGACCTCCCTGGGCAGCTGGGCGGAGCTCCGCCACGACACGATTTTGTATGCCAAGCAGTCGGGCGCGGAATGCGGCGGCGGCGACGGCGACGAGGAGCCGAAATTGATCAGAGGATATGTCGAGCCGAATCCCTGGCTGTATACTGAACTGGGAGATCTGGTCCAGGCTTGCCGCGTCGGCCTCAATGAAAGAGGCCTGCTGACGCAGGATTTCGAGGCCGTGGCTCGCGCGCTCTCGGACCTTTTAAGTTTCATGAAGGACACGTCCGTCAAGGAATTAAAAGGCGAGAAACTGAGCGATATTGATTACCAGACCATCCGCATTTACGGCGCTACCCTGGATTACCTTACCACGCGCATGATGACCGGGGAGGGGGGGACCTTTGACGAGGTCGCCGGCCCTGACCGCAGCGTGGCGGTGATCGCCGATATCCACCGGGGCGGCGATCAGGTGCTCGAGGAGGCGGTCGGGAACGTCCAGGAGATCTATGTCGTCGTGCCGATCGAAGGGAAGCTCTACCTGACCCGCGGCGCCGTGTTCTCCTACTATGAGTTTAAGCAGCCGGTTTCGAAGCGCCTGTCCGACGAGGAGTGGCAGAAGATGCTGCGCGACCACGAGGCCCCGCCTTTACTTGAGTGGACGGACATGTTCCGCTGCGACGGGGAAAAAAGTGAGATGCCGGTGACCGAGGCTTATTCATCGGGATGCTGATGGCTTGGCTCTCCCGTTTGCTTGGCGGCATTCTTTGCCTTGTTCTCACAGGCGTCGTGTCGGCCTTGCCGGCCGGCGGCGCGGCGGAAGAGGTGGTGATCGTCGCCGGTGGAGATGTGCTGTTGGACCGCGGCGTACGCTCGGCGCCAGGTTTTGCCGGGGACGGCAGGGAGCTTTTTAAATTCATCCAGCCGGTATTGGCCGACGCCGACATCGCCTTCGCCAACCTCGAGTGCCCGCTCGCCAGCGAATGCTACTGCCTTCCCAAGGCCTATTGCCTCCGGGGCGATCCGGAAAAAGCGCAGGGATTGTCCGCCGCAGGCTTCGACCTGCTGACGCTGGCCAACAACCATGTGTACGATTGCGGCCGCGAGGCGATCAGCAGCACGGTTAGCGTCTTGACGGCTTGCGGCGTCCAGGTCGCCGGGGCGGGTGCCGATCTCGCCGCAGCGAGCCGCCCAGCGGTTTTCAACATCAGGGGGGTCAAGGTCGCCATTGCGGCCTTCACCCAGTTCCCGCTGGAGGGCCTGTGCTGGGATCCCGCCCGGCCGACGCCAGCGCTTTGTTCTTGCGCAGAAATGGCGGAGCGGGTCAAGAGGATCAGGAAGGACGTTGACCTGCTGATCGTGAGCATTCACTGGGGATTGGAGTATTCGCCGCTTCCCAGCGAGAGCCAGCTCGCGACGGCAAACGCCCTGGTTGAGGCCGGGGCCGATGTGATCGTCGGACATCATCCCCACGTGGTTCAACCCTGCGAAAAGATCGGTTCGCATTGGGTGGCGTACAGCCTGGGGAACCTGGTGTTCGATTCGCGTCGTCCCGAAGCCAGGCTGGCGGCGTTGATCGTGGTCCGCTTCAACAATAAGACGCGCGCACTGACGGTCCGGTTCCTGCCGCTGGAGATCAGGCAGGATCGTCCCGAGCCAGCGGCGGCGCCAGAGGAGCTGAAGATCGTCCGCTCCCTGAACGGCCTTGCCGAGGCGCAGGCATGGATGGCGGACGGAGGCCTGATTGCCCATGCAGGCGAAACACGGGTCTCCTCGGGCAAAGGCGCACCATGATCCGCGTCTTGCTTTTTTGCCGGGCTTTTTCTACAATGGAAACCCGGCCCGGCCCGGTCCGGAAGTCAAGGAGGTCGACATGAGTTCATCGGCGCGAGAGAAGCAGGACCTGATCGCCCAGTGGGCCTTTGACGCCCGCCCCATCCTCGGCCGCTTCCACATCTGGCTCGAGGACGTCGAGGTGGCCTGGATGCGCGGCGAGCCGGCTGAGGAGTTCACCAGCGACATCTCGTTCATGGAGGGCGGCATGGAGAGGCTCTTCGCCGTCACCGGAGCGGTG
Coding sequences:
- a CDS encoding CapA family protein, which gives rise to MAWLSRLLGGILCLVLTGVVSALPAGGAAEEVVIVAGGDVLLDRGVRSAPGFAGDGRELFKFIQPVLADADIAFANLECPLASECYCLPKAYCLRGDPEKAQGLSAAGFDLLTLANNHVYDCGREAISSTVSVLTACGVQVAGAGADLAAASRPAVFNIRGVKVAIAAFTQFPLEGLCWDPARPTPALCSCAEMAERVKRIRKDVDLLIVSIHWGLEYSPLPSESQLATANALVEAGADVIVGHHPHVVQPCEKIGSHWVAYSLGNLVFDSRRPEARLAALIVVRFNNKTRALTVRFLPLEIRQDRPEPAAAPEELKIVRSLNGLAEAQAWMADGGLIAHAGETRVSSGKGAP